In Gemmata obscuriglobus, a single genomic region encodes these proteins:
- a CDS encoding TolC family protein, whose protein sequence is MNRVLKSAATPRRYRVLTRAVSCCLFLVLPSCRIPNLRQADAGPGLPPAFNTPAVETLPAAAAVAAAGGPAAAVAGTPHPVTPQADSSARLGVAEFYNDPVLTRLVDQGLVTNQELKILEEDVQIARAEILSRRGAYLPLVGVRGTAGMDKHSVFTPEGAAEKQLEYRPGRHFPSLPGDFQLGLNFLMPLDIWRELRNSRDAAIQRYYAAVERRNQFVTRLIADVAETYYALMALDRRIETLDRTIDLQQRSYEIAKARFEAGRGTELAVQRFQAEVRKNQSEKLIVAQEIVEAENRVNFLVGRYPQPVERNSVGFLDLSINALSVGVPAQLLQNRPDIRQAEHELAAAGLDVKVARAHFFPRIDVTGFVGYQAFNPKYIFNPEAFVTNLAGELSAPLINKAAIRAEYRAANARQLESVYNYQRVILNAFTEVINRMAMVSNYSKSIELKKQQITALEASVDAATKLFQNARVEYIEVLIAQRDQLEAQTVLIDTKRQQLSAIVNAYQALGGGTSLSVPAVLPDQPHPRR, encoded by the coding sequence ATGAACCGCGTGCTGAAATCTGCGGCCACACCGCGTCGGTACCGCGTTTTGACGCGGGCCGTCTCCTGCTGCCTGTTCTTGGTTCTGCCGTCTTGCCGCATCCCGAACCTGCGACAAGCGGACGCCGGACCGGGCCTGCCGCCCGCCTTTAATACCCCTGCGGTCGAGACCCTACCCGCTGCGGCCGCTGTTGCGGCGGCCGGCGGACCGGCGGCCGCAGTTGCTGGCACTCCGCATCCGGTTACGCCGCAAGCGGACAGTTCGGCGCGGCTCGGCGTCGCCGAGTTTTACAACGATCCGGTACTGACCCGACTGGTCGATCAGGGACTGGTGACCAACCAAGAGCTGAAGATCTTGGAGGAGGACGTCCAGATCGCTCGGGCCGAGATCCTGTCACGGCGTGGGGCGTACCTGCCACTCGTCGGGGTGCGCGGGACGGCGGGCATGGACAAGCACAGCGTTTTTACGCCCGAAGGGGCGGCCGAGAAACAGCTCGAGTACCGCCCCGGCCGCCACTTCCCTTCGCTGCCGGGTGACTTTCAACTCGGCCTTAACTTCTTGATGCCGCTCGACATCTGGAGAGAGCTGCGAAACAGCCGGGACGCGGCGATCCAGCGGTATTACGCCGCCGTCGAGCGGCGGAACCAGTTCGTGACCCGCCTCATCGCCGATGTCGCCGAGACGTACTACGCCCTCATGGCACTCGACCGGCGGATCGAGACGCTGGACCGGACCATCGACCTCCAGCAGCGCAGTTACGAAATCGCGAAGGCCCGGTTCGAGGCGGGCCGGGGCACGGAACTGGCGGTCCAGCGGTTTCAGGCGGAAGTGCGGAAGAACCAGAGCGAAAAGCTGATCGTCGCACAAGAGATCGTCGAAGCTGAGAACCGCGTCAACTTCCTCGTCGGCCGGTACCCGCAACCGGTCGAACGGAACTCGGTGGGGTTCCTCGATCTGAGCATCAACGCTCTGAGCGTCGGCGTACCCGCTCAACTGCTTCAGAACCGCCCGGACATCCGCCAGGCGGAGCACGAGTTGGCCGCCGCCGGATTGGACGTGAAGGTCGCCCGGGCGCACTTCTTTCCGCGCATCGACGTGACGGGCTTCGTCGGCTATCAGGCGTTCAACCCGAAGTACATCTTCAACCCGGAAGCGTTCGTGACCAACCTCGCGGGCGAGCTGAGCGCGCCGCTGATCAACAAGGCCGCGATCCGGGCCGAGTACCGCGCCGCGAACGCCAGACAGTTGGAAAGCGTCTACAACTACCAGCGGGTGATCCTCAACGCGTTCACCGAAGTCATCAACCGCATGGCGATGGTGTCGAACTACAGCAAGAGCATCGAGCTCAAGAAGCAACAAATCACGGCGTTGGAGGCGTCGGTGGACGCCGCAACCAAGCTGTTCCAGAACGCCCGCGTCGAGTACATCGAAGTGCTCATCGCCCAGCGCGACCAACTGGAAGCACAAACGGTGCTGATCGATACCAAGCGTCAACAGTTGTCCGCCATCGTCAACGCGTACCAGGCGCTCGGCGGCGGCACCTCGTTGTCGGTGCCGGCGGTGCTCCCGGATCAGCCCCACCCGCGACGATGA
- a CDS encoding efflux RND transporter periplasmic adaptor subunit produces MKYQPLYAVLVAAFALSLPACDRTHAEEKGEHHHDEHKIVATTAQAKDVILTQQYVCQIRSQSHIEVCALQDGYLEEILVKEGQAVKQGDVMFKILPTLYKARLAAERAEAQLAQIEFLNTKKLYESTPPVVSVQEVNLAQAKLDKANARVKLAEAEVDFTVVKAPFNGIVDRQLKQLGSLIEKKDILTTLSDNGVMRAYFNVPEARYLADMTGQGLNSQQIELVLADGSKFPQHCQAVLIEGKFNSETGNIAYRADFPNTKNLLRHGQTGTVLINRKLPHATVIPQRATFETLDKRYVFVVGEDHKVHQRLITIEHEMDDIFVLKSGLSATDKFILDGVRQVRDGQSVEFEFRKPEDVLANQKHHAE; encoded by the coding sequence ATGAAATATCAGCCGCTGTACGCCGTCTTGGTGGCTGCCTTCGCCCTGTCGCTACCAGCCTGCGACCGCACCCACGCGGAAGAAAAGGGGGAGCACCACCACGACGAGCACAAGATCGTGGCGACCACCGCCCAGGCCAAGGACGTCATCCTCACGCAACAGTACGTCTGTCAGATTCGCTCCCAGAGCCACATTGAGGTCTGTGCCCTCCAGGACGGATACCTCGAAGAGATTCTGGTCAAGGAAGGTCAGGCGGTGAAGCAGGGCGACGTGATGTTCAAAATCCTCCCCACGCTATACAAGGCGCGGCTGGCGGCCGAGCGGGCCGAGGCCCAGCTCGCCCAGATCGAGTTCCTGAACACCAAGAAGCTGTACGAGAGCACCCCGCCGGTCGTCTCGGTTCAGGAAGTGAACCTGGCGCAAGCCAAGCTGGACAAAGCGAACGCGCGGGTGAAACTGGCGGAGGCCGAAGTCGACTTCACCGTCGTCAAAGCGCCGTTCAACGGCATCGTCGACCGCCAGCTCAAGCAGCTCGGCAGCCTGATCGAGAAGAAGGACATTCTCACCACCCTTTCGGACAACGGGGTGATGCGGGCGTACTTCAACGTCCCCGAGGCCCGCTACTTGGCGGACATGACCGGCCAGGGGCTGAACAGCCAGCAAATCGAACTCGTGCTGGCCGACGGCAGCAAGTTCCCGCAGCACTGCCAGGCCGTTCTCATTGAGGGGAAGTTTAACAGCGAGACCGGAAACATCGCCTACCGCGCGGACTTCCCTAACACCAAAAATCTGTTGCGGCACGGCCAGACAGGAACCGTTCTGATCAACCGCAAGCTGCCGCACGCCACGGTGATCCCGCAACGAGCCACGTTCGAAACCCTCGACAAGCGATACGTGTTCGTCGTGGGCGAAGATCACAAGGTCCACCAGCGCCTGATCACGATCGAACACGAGATGGACGACATCTTCGTGCTCAAAAGCGGCCTGAGTGCGACCGACAAGTTTATCCTGGATGGGGTTAGGCAGGTGCGCGACGGCCAGTCGGTGGAGTTCGAGTTCCGCAAGCCGGAAGACGTGCTCGCGAACCAGAAGCACCACGCCGAGTAG
- a CDS encoding efflux RND transporter permease subunit yields the protein MFTQILYRPALAIVISIILLFLGVLGIKTLPVAQFPDIAPPTVEVAIAYPGASANVLVDSVLIPLEQSINGVQGMRYIASSATSAGEAVIRIYFEPGTDPNINVVNVQNRVNIMMNRLPPLVQREGILVSQVVPSMLMYVNIYSEDPNADQKDLFNFANVFVMPRLKRIQGMGIPRNLGNRAFAMRIWLNPDSMRRYNIATDEVMKALAEQSVIGSPGRLGQATGITSQSKEYVLTYVGRYNKKEQYENIILRETAEGEILRLKDICGVKEIKDGKEVQKSPGVELGSEFFDIYSDINGRPAASIILKQSPGSNAAEVIEEIKAELGRIEKESFPPGMKYELSYDVSRFLEASTEKVLHTLIEAFILVSLVVYMFLGDIRSTLIPILAVPVSLIGTFFVLKLMGLSINLITLFAMVLAIGVVVDDAIVVVEAVHAKMAEKHLSPYRATMEVLHEISGAIIAITLVMTSVFVPVTFVPGPVGQFYRQFGITMSTSIVLSGVVALTLTPVLCAMILKPHDHAPGSGHAGHAKKRFSLQTIALYLIGAVLILGPMVYLAYHLWGELGFLLIVLPVVRKPFDRAVEWVTARYAGILRLIVTRRVLTMGVVGGFAAGVVGVNLKLASGFIPGEDQGIIYAVIQTPPGSTLEYTNAKSQNLEAIARDIKEVTSVTSLAGYEVLTEGRGSNAGTCIINLKTWSERERTTREIIEELEAKSRQMTDVKLEFFEPPAVPGFGAAGGFSMRLLDKTNTTDYQRLGEVTEKFMAALEKRKELKNLFTFYTADYPQYELIINNDVAMQKGVSIGKALDNLNILIGSTYEQGFILFNQFYKVYVQSSPEFRRYPEDLDNLFVKSEREVEIKNEKGETRKVRVEGDMVPYSAFMKLEKKQGLNEITRYNLYPSAAIQGAPAAGYSSGQAIKAIQEVAAETLPYGYGIGWEGLSYDESKKGVEVEVPKLLHVEISPSILIFAIVVVFVYLVLVAQYESFLLPLAVILSLPIGIFGSFFCLQALGLSNDVYAQIGLIMLVGLLGKNAILIVEFAVQRRQEGQSLIEAAVEGGKLRFRPIQMTSFAFIAGLLPLVVATGAGAIGNRTIGTTAAGGMLVGTVIGILVIPGLYYLFGRMADGRKLLADEVDGPLSEVFTHHAPELHHNADEHHAPAEHLPFDAGPADGPSHHPDPSDDAGV from the coding sequence ATGTTCACGCAAATCCTCTACCGCCCGGCCCTCGCGATCGTCATCTCGATCATCCTCCTGTTCCTCGGGGTTCTGGGGATCAAGACCCTGCCGGTCGCCCAGTTCCCGGACATCGCGCCGCCCACCGTCGAAGTGGCCATCGCCTACCCCGGCGCCAGCGCCAACGTGCTGGTGGACTCGGTGCTGATCCCGCTGGAGCAGTCCATCAACGGCGTGCAGGGCATGCGGTACATCGCCTCGTCCGCCACCAGCGCGGGCGAGGCGGTGATCCGCATCTACTTCGAGCCGGGCACGGACCCCAACATCAACGTGGTGAACGTTCAGAACCGGGTCAACATCATGATGAACCGGCTCCCGCCGCTGGTGCAGCGCGAGGGCATCCTCGTCAGCCAGGTGGTGCCGAGCATGCTGATGTACGTGAACATCTACAGCGAGGACCCGAACGCCGACCAGAAGGACCTGTTCAACTTCGCCAACGTCTTCGTCATGCCGCGGCTCAAGCGCATCCAGGGCATGGGCATCCCCCGGAACCTGGGCAACCGCGCGTTCGCGATGCGCATCTGGCTGAACCCGGACAGCATGCGGCGCTACAACATCGCCACCGACGAGGTGATGAAAGCGCTCGCGGAGCAGAGCGTGATCGGCTCGCCCGGGCGCCTGGGGCAGGCGACCGGGATCACCTCACAGTCCAAAGAGTACGTTCTGACGTATGTCGGACGTTACAACAAGAAGGAGCAGTACGAGAACATCATCCTGAGGGAGACGGCGGAGGGCGAGATCCTGCGGCTCAAGGACATCTGCGGGGTCAAGGAGATCAAGGACGGCAAAGAGGTCCAGAAGTCCCCGGGCGTCGAGCTGGGGTCGGAGTTCTTCGACATCTACTCGGACATCAACGGCCGCCCCGCCGCGTCCATCATTCTCAAGCAGAGCCCCGGCTCGAACGCCGCCGAGGTGATTGAGGAGATCAAAGCCGAACTCGGGCGGATCGAGAAGGAATCGTTCCCGCCTGGCATGAAATACGAACTGTCTTACGATGTATCGCGATTTCTGGAAGCGTCCACCGAGAAGGTGCTGCACACCCTGATCGAGGCGTTCATTCTGGTGTCGCTGGTGGTGTACATGTTCCTCGGGGACATCCGCTCCACTCTGATCCCGATCCTCGCGGTGCCCGTCTCCCTCATCGGGACGTTCTTCGTTCTGAAGCTGATGGGCCTTTCCATCAACCTGATTACCCTCTTCGCGATGGTGCTCGCGATCGGGGTCGTGGTGGACGACGCCATCGTGGTGGTGGAGGCGGTGCACGCCAAAATGGCCGAGAAGCACCTGTCACCGTACCGGGCCACGATGGAGGTGCTCCACGAGATCAGCGGGGCGATCATCGCCATCACCCTGGTGATGACATCCGTGTTCGTCCCGGTGACGTTCGTTCCCGGACCGGTGGGGCAGTTCTACCGCCAGTTCGGCATCACGATGTCAACGTCGATCGTCCTGTCCGGTGTGGTGGCACTGACGCTCACGCCGGTGTTGTGCGCGATGATCCTCAAGCCGCACGACCACGCTCCCGGGTCGGGTCACGCGGGCCACGCGAAAAAGCGGTTCTCGCTGCAAACCATAGCTCTGTACCTCATCGGTGCCGTCTTGATCCTGGGGCCGATGGTCTACCTGGCGTACCACTTGTGGGGCGAGCTGGGATTCTTGCTCATCGTCCTGCCCGTCGTCCGCAAGCCGTTCGACCGTGCCGTCGAGTGGGTCACGGCCCGGTACGCTGGTATCCTGCGGCTGATCGTCACGCGGCGGGTCCTGACCATGGGCGTCGTCGGGGGGTTCGCCGCCGGCGTCGTGGGGGTCAATTTGAAGCTCGCGAGCGGGTTCATCCCGGGCGAGGACCAGGGCATCATCTACGCGGTTATTCAAACGCCCCCGGGCTCCACACTCGAGTACACGAACGCCAAGTCGCAGAACCTCGAGGCGATCGCCCGAGACATCAAGGAAGTGACCTCGGTCACCTCGCTGGCCGGCTACGAGGTGCTGACCGAGGGCCGCGGGTCGAACGCCGGGACCTGCATCATCAACCTGAAAACGTGGTCCGAGCGCGAGCGCACCACGCGCGAGATCATTGAAGAACTCGAGGCCAAGAGCCGCCAGATGACCGACGTGAAGCTCGAGTTCTTCGAGCCCCCGGCGGTCCCCGGCTTCGGCGCCGCCGGCGGGTTCTCCATGCGGCTCCTCGACAAGACGAACACCACCGACTACCAGCGGCTCGGCGAGGTGACCGAGAAGTTCATGGCCGCGCTGGAAAAGCGCAAGGAGCTGAAGAACCTGTTCACCTTCTACACGGCGGACTACCCCCAGTACGAGCTGATCATCAACAACGACGTGGCGATGCAGAAGGGCGTGTCGATCGGCAAGGCGCTGGACAACTTGAACATTCTGATCGGCAGCACTTACGAGCAAGGGTTTATCCTCTTCAACCAGTTCTACAAGGTGTACGTGCAGTCCTCGCCGGAGTTCCGCCGGTACCCCGAGGACTTGGACAACCTGTTCGTAAAGAGCGAGCGCGAGGTCGAGATCAAGAACGAAAAAGGGGAAACGCGTAAGGTCCGCGTGGAAGGGGATATGGTGCCCTACTCCGCGTTCATGAAGCTCGAAAAGAAGCAGGGCCTGAACGAGATCACGCGCTACAACCTGTACCCGTCGGCCGCCATTCAAGGGGCGCCAGCCGCCGGCTACAGTAGCGGGCAGGCCATCAAGGCGATTCAGGAGGTCGCCGCCGAAACGCTCCCCTACGGCTACGGCATCGGCTGGGAAGGGCTGTCGTACGACGAGTCGAAGAAGGGCGTCGAGGTCGAGGTGCCGAAGCTGCTGCACGTGGAAATCAGCCCGTCGATCCTCATCTTCGCGATCGTCGTCGTCTTCGTGTACCTCGTTCTGGTCGCGCAGTACGAGAGCTTTCTGCTGCCGCTGGCCGTGATCCTGTCGCTGCCGATCGGCATCTTCGGGTCGTTCTTCTGCCTCCAGGCCCTGGGGCTCTCGAACGACGTGTACGCCCAGATCGGTCTGATCATGCTGGTCGGTTTGCTCGGCAAGAACGCCATCCTGATCGTCGAGTTCGCCGTCCAGCGCCGCCAGGAGGGCCAGTCGCTTATCGAGGCCGCCGTTGAGGGCGGGAAGCTCCGCTTCAGGCCGATTCAGATGACCTCGTTCGCTTTTATCGCGGGCCTGCTCCCGCTGGTGGTGGCAACCGGTGCCGGTGCGATCGGGAACCGCACCATCGGCACCACCGCGGCGGGCGGGATGCTGGTGGGCACGGTGATCGGCATTCTGGTCATCCCCGGCCTTTACTACCTATTCGGCAGAATGGCCGACGGCCGGAAGCTCCTGGCCGACGAGGTCGACGGACCGCTCAGCGAGGTGTTCACGCACCACGCGCCGGAGCTCCATCACAATGCGGATGAGCACCACGCGCCGGCCGAACACCTGCCGTTCGACGCCGGCCCCGCGGACGGCCCATCGCACCACCCGGACCCGTCGGATGATGCCGGTGTGTGA
- a CDS encoding metallophosphoesterase family protein, whose amino-acid sequence MKQFVLGLATAGLLAGVVLLSRAGTATDAATRAGDNSAVKIEAGDKNPWTSLKLNNDPDQFTFAVVSDRTGGHREKVFSRAVQQVNWLQPQFVMSVGDLIEGYTTKEEAIKEQWDEFDGYVKRFEMPFFYVPGNHDLTNKVQVTKWGERYGKKYYHFTYRGVLFLCLCSENPDSDGMSTIDKAQQEWVAKTLEANKDVKWTFVFLHKPLWVAKDLDKNGWAAVEKSLAGRKHNVFVGHVHRYQVFERNGTQFYQLATTGGGSRLRGPQYGEFDQVMLVTMKKETPVLVNVDLAGVLPTNLKLPDSDEKGSVRKKVATFPVTGKVKLDGKPLTGATITFHAFNKTTEKYSPACDALSDDAGRFGMSTYTKNDGAPAGEFTVTVVKTAKGGYYDGEIPEKSVLPEKYATVTTSPLRVTIKEGTNDVELELDSK is encoded by the coding sequence ATGAAACAGTTCGTCCTGGGTCTGGCCACCGCCGGCCTGCTCGCGGGCGTCGTCCTGCTCTCGCGAGCCGGAACCGCCACCGACGCCGCCACACGCGCCGGCGACAACAGCGCCGTCAAGATCGAGGCCGGGGACAAGAACCCCTGGACCTCGCTCAAGCTCAACAACGACCCCGACCAGTTCACCTTCGCCGTTGTCTCCGACCGCACCGGCGGACACCGCGAAAAGGTCTTCTCACGCGCTGTGCAGCAGGTCAACTGGCTCCAGCCGCAATTCGTCATGTCCGTGGGAGACCTCATTGAGGGGTACACGACCAAGGAAGAAGCCATCAAGGAGCAGTGGGACGAGTTCGACGGGTACGTGAAGCGGTTCGAAATGCCGTTCTTCTACGTGCCCGGCAACCACGACCTCACCAACAAGGTCCAGGTCACGAAGTGGGGCGAGCGGTATGGCAAGAAGTACTACCACTTCACCTACCGCGGCGTGCTGTTCCTCTGTCTGTGCTCCGAAAACCCCGACTCGGACGGCATGAGCACCATTGACAAGGCTCAGCAGGAGTGGGTCGCCAAGACGCTGGAAGCGAACAAGGACGTGAAGTGGACGTTCGTGTTCCTGCACAAACCCCTGTGGGTGGCGAAGGACCTGGATAAGAACGGCTGGGCGGCGGTGGAGAAGTCGCTGGCCGGGCGCAAGCACAACGTGTTCGTGGGCCACGTTCACCGGTATCAGGTGTTCGAACGCAACGGCACCCAGTTCTACCAGCTCGCCACCACCGGCGGCGGCAGCCGACTCCGCGGTCCGCAATACGGCGAGTTCGATCAGGTGATGCTGGTGACCATGAAGAAGGAAACGCCGGTTCTGGTGAACGTCGACCTGGCCGGCGTACTGCCCACCAACCTCAAGCTCCCGGACAGCGACGAGAAGGGGAGCGTCCGCAAGAAGGTGGCCACGTTCCCGGTCACGGGCAAGGTAAAGCTCGACGGCAAGCCGCTCACGGGCGCGACGATCACGTTCCACGCGTTCAACAAGACGACCGAGAAGTACAGCCCCGCGTGCGACGCGCTGTCCGACGACGCGGGTCGGTTCGGAATGTCCACGTACACCAAGAACGACGGCGCCCCGGCCGGCGAGTTCACGGTCACGGTCGTGAAGACCGCGAAGGGCGGGTACTACGACGGCGAGATCCCCGAGAAGTCGGTGCTACCCGAAAAGTACGCGACCGTCACCACGTCACCACTTCGGGTCACGATCAAGGAAGGCACCAACGACGTGGAACTGGAACTGGATTCCAAGTAA